In Myxococcota bacterium, a single genomic region encodes these proteins:
- a CDS encoding PEP-CTERM sorting domain-containing protein encodes MIRIATVRGVCLAAMTFLWIGASAQAAPILLQNGAATTSLTGLDVGQASDGTTTGAGGWSSGGPGTAVWETATDVGMGAFNVTLNQAFGFGHMIGRFRISVTTDDRSMFADGLANGGDVTANWIVLSPTSVTVPAGMTFSVLGDDTIITGNPANTGDYVVGYNLGITGVTGIRIELVQHPALPLGGPGYAANGNFVLTELSMDAVVAPEPGTAMLVALGLVALGVGRRRRR; translated from the coding sequence ATGATCCGAATCGCAACCGTCCGAGGTGTCTGCCTGGCCGCGATGACGTTCCTCTGGATCGGCGCCTCGGCGCAGGCCGCTCCGATCCTGCTGCAGAACGGGGCGGCCACGACCTCTCTGACGGGTCTCGACGTCGGTCAGGCGAGCGACGGCACGACGACTGGCGCCGGCGGTTGGTCCTCCGGCGGTCCGGGGACGGCCGTCTGGGAGACGGCGACGGACGTCGGCATGGGCGCGTTCAACGTCACGCTGAACCAGGCCTTCGGCTTCGGTCACATGATCGGCCGCTTCCGGATCTCGGTGACTACGGACGATCGCTCCATGTTCGCGGACGGCCTGGCGAACGGCGGTGATGTCACGGCCAACTGGATCGTGCTCTCCCCGACCAGCGTGACGGTACCGGCGGGCATGACCTTCTCCGTGCTGGGCGACGACACGATCATCACCGGCAACCCCGCGAACACGGGCGACTACGTGGTCGGGTACAACCTCGGCATCACGGGCGTGACGGGCATCCGGATCGAGCTGGTGCAGCACCCGGCGCTGCCGCTCGGTGGCCCGGGCTACGCCGCGAACGGCAACTTCGTGCTGACCGAGCTGAGCATGGACGCGGTCGTCGCGCCCGAGCCCGGCACGGCCATGCTGGTCGCGCTCGGTCTCGTCGCGCTGGGCGTCGGACGGCGCCGACGCCGCTAG
- a CDS encoding phosphoribosylaminoimidazolesuccinocarboxamide synthase, producing the protein MGTDPRLLRDQCDQTLAETRFEGLGHRVEGKVRDSYVAADRRTIVVTDRVSCFDVVVGTLPFKGQVLNQLAAFWFEKTRDLAENHLLSVPDPAVSVVRELKPLPVEFVMRGYLTGSTNTSIWTAYARGEREYCGHRLPEGMGAHEKLPEPLLTPTTKAPKGGHDELTSRAEIIASGTLTEATYDAAAKLSHALFAEGQRWAESRGLILVDTKYEIAQQDDGSLVVVDEIHTPDSSRYWYRDRYERALSDGRAPDALDKEYVRRWLGERGYRGDGTPPELPVDVRCEASRRYIEAFEQITGSDFEPDTEAPEIRIRRNLGLA; encoded by the coding sequence ATGGGAACCGACCCCCGACTCCTGCGTGACCAGTGCGATCAGACCCTGGCCGAGACCCGCTTCGAGGGCCTCGGGCACCGCGTCGAGGGGAAGGTCCGCGACAGTTACGTCGCCGCAGACCGACGCACGATCGTCGTCACAGACCGGGTGAGCTGCTTCGACGTGGTCGTGGGCACCCTCCCCTTCAAGGGACAGGTCCTGAACCAGCTCGCCGCGTTCTGGTTCGAGAAGACCCGTGATCTGGCCGAGAACCATCTGCTCTCGGTTCCCGACCCGGCCGTCTCCGTCGTTCGCGAGCTCAAGCCGCTCCCGGTGGAGTTCGTGATGCGCGGTTACCTCACCGGGTCGACGAACACCTCGATCTGGACCGCCTATGCAAGGGGCGAGCGCGAGTACTGCGGCCATCGGCTGCCCGAAGGCATGGGCGCCCACGAGAAGCTGCCCGAGCCCCTGCTCACGCCCACCACCAAGGCGCCGAAGGGCGGACACGACGAGCTGACCTCACGCGCGGAGATCATCGCCAGCGGCACGCTGACCGAGGCGACCTACGACGCCGCCGCAAAGCTCTCGCACGCGCTCTTCGCCGAGGGACAGCGGTGGGCCGAGAGCCGCGGGCTCATCCTCGTGGATACGAAGTACGAGATCGCCCAGCAGGACGACGGCAGCCTGGTCGTCGTCGACGAGATCCACACGCCCGACTCTTCCCGCTACTGGTATCGCGACCGCTACGAGCGAGCGCTCTCCGATGGACGGGCGCCCGACGCGCTCGACAAGGAGTACGTGCGGCGCTGGCTCGGTGAGCGGGGCTATCGCGGGGACGGCACGCCGCCGGAGCTGCCGGTCGACGTGCGCTGCGAAGCGTCACGCCGCTACATCGAAGCCTTCGAGCAGATCACCGGCAGCGATTTCGAGCCGGACACCGAGGCACCCGAGATCCGCATCCGGCGGAACCTGGGACTCGCCTAG